The Saccharothrix variisporea genome has a segment encoding these proteins:
- a CDS encoding iron ABC transporter substrate-binding protein codes for MIRRARNAALVVALLLAPLAGCGSESAGEDALVIYSGRNKELVGGVLDQLQQATGIKVEVRYGSSGEMAAQLLEEGERTQADLFFSQDAGALGAVSGRLAELPADVLDLVPAGYRADDKKWVGTSARARVVAYDPRVVTEVPNSLEQVVDPKFKGKVGYAPTNASWQAFVTSVRVLKGEDYAKDWLKKFAANEPKRYDNNIAILNAINDGQLPLGLINHYYWYAKVAEHGADAVKVKLHHVSGGDPLGLVNVAGVGVIAGSDKAEAAQKAVRFLLSEQAQRYFADETAEYPAVPTVKSSKHQLPPLSELHGPDIDLSKLSSLQQTLALLQEAGLS; via the coding sequence GTGATCCGTCGCGCACGCAACGCCGCCCTGGTGGTGGCTCTGCTGCTCGCACCCCTTGCCGGTTGTGGTTCGGAGAGCGCGGGCGAGGACGCCCTCGTCATCTACTCCGGGCGGAACAAGGAGCTGGTCGGGGGCGTGCTCGACCAGCTCCAGCAGGCGACCGGGATCAAGGTCGAGGTCCGGTACGGCAGCAGTGGCGAGATGGCCGCCCAGTTGTTGGAAGAGGGCGAGCGCACGCAGGCCGACCTGTTCTTCTCCCAGGACGCCGGTGCGTTGGGCGCGGTCAGCGGGAGGTTGGCCGAGCTGCCCGCCGACGTGCTCGACCTGGTGCCCGCCGGGTACCGGGCCGACGACAAGAAGTGGGTCGGCACGTCCGCCCGCGCCCGCGTCGTGGCCTACGACCCGCGCGTGGTCACCGAGGTGCCGAACAGCCTCGAACAGGTCGTGGACCCGAAGTTCAAGGGCAAGGTCGGGTACGCCCCGACCAACGCGTCCTGGCAGGCGTTCGTCACCTCCGTCCGGGTGCTCAAGGGCGAGGACTACGCCAAGGACTGGCTGAAGAAGTTCGCCGCCAACGAGCCCAAGCGCTACGACAACAACATCGCCATCCTCAACGCGATCAACGACGGCCAACTCCCCCTCGGCCTGATCAACCACTACTACTGGTACGCCAAGGTCGCCGAGCACGGCGCGGACGCGGTGAAGGTCAAGCTGCACCACGTCTCCGGCGGTGACCCGTTGGGCCTGGTCAACGTGGCCGGCGTCGGGGTGATCGCGGGCTCGGACAAGGCCGAGGCGGCGCAGAAGGCCGTGCGGTTCCTGCTGTCCGAGCAGGCCCAGCGCTACTTCGCCGACGAGACCGCCGAGTACCCGGCCGTGCCCACGGTGAAGTCGAGCAAGCACCAGCTGCCGCCGCTGTCGGAACTGCACGGCCCGGACATCGACCTGTCCAAGCTGTCCTCCCTCCAGCAGACCCTGGCCCTGCTCCAGGAAGCGGGGCTGTCCTGA
- a CDS encoding TetR/AcrR family transcriptional regulator, translated as MPKVVDHEERRTRLTSAVWSLAVRDGLDGVTLRKVAAEAGVSMGQVQHYYPSMDVLVRDALDRSLLALNARIERSLTPDATPEEVLRRCLGALVAEDEETTRLLRFGAAVLGRAIADPTMARVLTPGDDALLAFTADLIAAARGSARDTDRVDADICWSLATSLGVDIALGHRTPEAARAVLDHQVDRVLRG; from the coding sequence GTGCCCAAGGTCGTTGATCACGAGGAGCGGCGGACGCGGCTGACGTCGGCCGTGTGGTCGCTGGCCGTCCGCGACGGGCTGGACGGCGTGACGCTGCGGAAGGTCGCGGCCGAGGCGGGCGTGTCCATGGGGCAGGTGCAGCACTACTACCCGTCGATGGACGTCCTGGTACGCGACGCCCTGGACCGCAGCCTCCTGGCCCTGAACGCCCGCATCGAACGTTCCCTGACCCCCGACGCCACGCCCGAGGAAGTGCTGCGGCGGTGCCTGGGCGCGCTGGTGGCGGAGGACGAGGAAACCACCCGCCTGCTCCGCTTCGGCGCGGCGGTGCTGGGGCGGGCCATCGCCGACCCGACGATGGCCCGCGTCCTGACCCCCGGCGACGACGCCCTGCTCGCCTTCACCGCCGACCTGATCGCCGCCGCGCGGGGCAGTGCCCGCGACACCGACCGCGTGGACGCCGACATCTGCTGGTCCCTGGCGACCAGCCTCGGCGTGGACATCGCGCTGGGCCACCGCACGCCGGAGGCGGCCCGAGCCGTCCTGGACCACCAGGTCGACCGGGTGCTCAGGGGATGA